Proteins encoded by one window of Enterobacter hormaechei subsp. xiangfangensis:
- the flhA gene encoding formate hydrogenlyase transcriptional activator FlhA — protein sequence MPYTPMSDLGQQGLFDITRTLLQQPDLGALSDALTRLVRQSALADSAAIVLWHSATHRASYFSTRDNGKIFEYEDETFLAHGPVRRILSRPEALHCNFDQFRQAWPKLAESNLYHPFGHYSMLPLAVEGQIFGGCEFIRDTDQPWSEAEYERLHTFTQIVAVVAEQIQSRVTNNVDYDLLSRERDNFRILVAITNAVLSRLDMDELVSEVSKEIHHYFKIDAISIALRGNRKGKLNIYSTHYLDEANPAHEQSEVDEAGTLSERVFKSKEILLLNLNEQDPVAPYERMLFNTWGNKIQTLCLLPLMSGNTMLGVLKLAQCDEAVFTTANLKLLRQIAERISIALDNALAYQEIHRLKERLVDENLALTEQLNNVDSEFGEIIGRSDAMYSVLKQVEMVAQSDSTVLILGETGTGKELIARAIHNLSNRNSRRMVKMNCAAMPAGLLESDLFGHERGAFTGASSQRLGRFELADKSSLFLDEVGDMPLELQPKLLRVLQEQEFERLGSNKLIQTDVRLIAATNRDLKKMVADREFRSDLYYRLNVFPICLPPLRERPEDIPLLVKAFTAKIARRMGRNIDSIPAETLRTLSAMEWPGNVRELENVIERAVLLTRGNVLQLSLPEVSLAETTVAATEVAKDGEDEYQLILRVLRETNGVVAGPKGAAQRLGLKRTTLLSRMKRLGIDKESLN from the coding sequence ATGCCGTATACACCGATGAGCGATCTTGGACAGCAGGGCCTGTTTGACATCACGCGCACACTTTTACAACAGCCCGACCTCGGCGCACTGAGCGATGCCCTGACGCGGCTGGTCAGGCAATCTGCGCTGGCGGACAGCGCCGCCATTGTGCTCTGGCATAGCGCAACCCACCGCGCGAGCTATTTCTCAACGCGTGATAACGGCAAAATCTTCGAATATGAAGATGAAACGTTTCTTGCCCACGGCCCGGTGCGGCGTATTCTCTCCCGCCCGGAAGCTCTGCACTGCAATTTTGACCAGTTTCGCCAGGCCTGGCCGAAGCTGGCAGAGAGCAACCTTTACCACCCTTTCGGCCACTACAGCATGCTGCCGCTGGCGGTGGAAGGGCAAATTTTTGGCGGCTGCGAGTTTATCCGCGATACCGACCAGCCCTGGAGCGAGGCGGAGTACGAACGCCTGCACACCTTTACCCAGATTGTGGCCGTTGTCGCGGAGCAGATCCAAAGCCGCGTCACCAATAACGTGGACTACGACCTGCTGAGCCGCGAGCGCGATAACTTCCGCATTCTGGTTGCCATCACCAACGCCGTGCTCTCCCGCCTGGACATGGATGAGCTGGTCAGCGAAGTATCAAAAGAGATCCATCACTATTTTAAAATCGATGCCATCAGCATTGCGCTACGCGGCAACCGGAAAGGCAAGCTGAACATCTACTCCACCCACTACCTTGATGAAGCTAACCCGGCGCACGAGCAGAGCGAAGTGGACGAAGCGGGAACGCTGTCCGAGCGGGTATTTAAAAGCAAAGAGATCCTGCTGCTCAATCTCAATGAACAGGATCCGGTAGCCCCCTACGAGCGGATGCTCTTCAACACCTGGGGCAACAAGATCCAGACCCTGTGCCTGCTGCCGCTGATGTCCGGCAACACCATGCTCGGCGTGCTCAAACTGGCGCAGTGCGATGAAGCCGTATTTACCACCGCCAACCTGAAGCTGCTGCGCCAGATCGCCGAGCGCATCTCCATCGCGCTGGATAACGCCCTCGCCTATCAGGAGATCCACCGCCTGAAGGAGCGGCTGGTGGACGAAAACCTGGCGCTGACCGAGCAGCTCAACAACGTGGACAGCGAGTTTGGCGAAATCATCGGGCGCAGCGATGCCATGTACAGCGTGCTCAAGCAGGTGGAGATGGTGGCGCAAAGCGACAGCACGGTGCTGATCCTCGGTGAAACCGGTACCGGGAAAGAGCTGATTGCCCGGGCGATCCACAACCTGAGCAACCGCAACAGCCGCCGGATGGTGAAGATGAACTGCGCGGCGATGCCTGCTGGCTTACTGGAAAGCGACCTGTTCGGCCACGAGCGCGGTGCCTTTACCGGCGCCAGCAGCCAGCGGCTGGGCCGTTTTGAGCTGGCGGATAAAAGCTCTTTGTTCCTCGACGAAGTGGGCGATATGCCGCTGGAGCTCCAGCCCAAGCTGCTGCGCGTGCTGCAGGAGCAGGAGTTTGAGCGCCTCGGCAGCAACAAGCTGATCCAGACCGACGTGCGTCTGATTGCCGCCACCAACCGCGATCTGAAAAAAATGGTCGCAGACCGTGAGTTCAGAAGCGATCTCTACTATCGCCTGAACGTGTTCCCGATCTGCCTGCCGCCGCTGCGCGAGCGCCCGGAAGATATTCCGCTGCTGGTGAAAGCCTTTACCGCGAAGATTGCCCGCCGGATGGGGCGAAATATCGACAGTATTCCTGCCGAAACGCTACGCACACTCTCGGCGATGGAGTGGCCGGGGAACGTGCGCGAGCTGGAAAACGTCATCGAGCGCGCGGTGCTGCTGACGCGCGGGAACGTGCTTCAGCTGTCCCTGCCGGAGGTTTCTCTTGCGGAAACGACCGTGGCCGCAACCGAGGTTGCGAAGGATGGAGAGGATGAATATCAGCTCATTTTGCGCGTGCTCAGGGAGACCAACGGCGTGGTGGCCGGGCCGAAAGGCGCGGCGCAACGGCTGGGGCTGAAGCGTACCACCCTGCTCTCGCGCATGAAGCGTCTGGGAATCGATAAAGAGAGCCTGAATTAA